In Nocardia higoensis, the following proteins share a genomic window:
- a CDS encoding ATP-binding cassette domain-containing protein, with protein MNDAAVVIEGVEKSFGDVRALRGVNFAAAQGEVLGILGPNGAGKTTMVNILSTLVTPDRGRASVAGYDVVADAANVRRRIMLTGQFAALDDMLSGYENLVMFGRLLGLRKQTARARARELLVEFDLTGAADRRVGTYSGGMRRRIDIACGLVVRPEVVFLDEPTTGLDPRSRQGVWDLVGGFREHGITTLLTTQYLEEADALCDRIVVIDHGVVIAEGTADELKSRTGGSYCEVVPLRLEDLPVIVTALGPLLPPETLAALAPDADRLAIPAPDGAKTLAEALRRLDAADVELLDIALRRPSLDEVFLHLTGHPAEVAVDSEVPA; from the coding sequence GTGAACGACGCAGCGGTGGTGATCGAAGGCGTCGAGAAGTCCTTCGGCGACGTGCGCGCCCTGCGCGGGGTGAACTTCGCCGCCGCGCAGGGGGAGGTGCTCGGCATCCTGGGACCCAACGGCGCGGGCAAGACCACCATGGTCAACATCTTGTCCACGCTGGTCACCCCGGACCGCGGACGCGCCTCGGTCGCCGGGTACGACGTCGTCGCCGACGCCGCGAACGTCCGCCGCCGCATCATGCTCACCGGCCAGTTCGCCGCACTGGACGACATGCTCAGCGGTTACGAGAACCTGGTCATGTTCGGCAGGCTGCTCGGCCTGCGCAAACAGACGGCGCGGGCGCGGGCACGGGAACTACTGGTGGAATTCGACCTCACCGGCGCCGCCGACCGTCGTGTCGGCACCTACTCCGGCGGTATGCGCAGGCGCATCGACATCGCCTGCGGGCTGGTGGTGCGCCCCGAGGTCGTCTTCCTCGACGAGCCCACCACCGGCCTGGACCCGCGCAGCAGGCAGGGCGTCTGGGATCTGGTCGGCGGCTTCCGCGAACACGGCATCACGACCCTGCTGACCACGCAGTACCTGGAGGAGGCCGACGCGCTGTGCGATCGGATCGTCGTCATCGACCACGGCGTCGTCATCGCCGAGGGCACCGCCGACGAACTCAAATCCCGCACCGGCGGCAGCTATTGCGAGGTGGTGCCGTTGCGGCTCGAGGATCTGCCCGTCATCGTCACCGCGCTCGGCCCGCTGCTGCCGCCGGAAACCCTGGCCGCGCTGGCGCCCGACGCCGACCGGCTCGCCATCCCGGCCCCCGACGGCGCCAAGACTCTCGCCGAGGCGCTGCGCAGGCTCGACGCGGCCGATGTCGAACTGCTCGACATCGCCCTGCGCCGGCCCTCGCTCGACGAGGTCTTCCTGCACCTGACCGGCCATCCCGCCGAGGTCGCCGTCGACAGCGAGGTGCCCGCGTGA
- a CDS encoding antibiotic transporter, with protein sequence MSAARPVALTAPAGPHSGAWVTELRAAPVRLWQWWVLTIRLITPAVKTGEILTSIVAPAAFTASFYIPLKTVMSFSGLGFSSYAQFMMPLVILQAAAFTAIGAAFRSATDAVSGLDRRFAAMPVARLIPFSARMSGNVIRLVIAQAAALTCGHVIGFRFRLDWPHTLGFVALGLLIGIAFTIGADVIGTASKSPETTTQALLLPPLILGMLSTGIAPAAQFPEWVQPFVRNQPVSQFATALRALAGDTQGNAGVVSWATMTPSLLWIGAILAIALPFAVRFAMRRS encoded by the coding sequence GTGAGCGCCGCCCGGCCGGTAGCCCTGACCGCCCCGGCCGGACCGCACAGCGGTGCGTGGGTGACCGAACTGCGCGCCGCGCCGGTGCGGCTGTGGCAGTGGTGGGTGTTGACCATCCGGCTCATCACGCCCGCGGTCAAGACCGGCGAGATACTCACCTCGATCGTCGCTCCCGCGGCCTTCACGGCAAGCTTCTACATTCCGCTGAAGACCGTGATGAGCTTCTCCGGCCTCGGTTTCAGCAGCTACGCGCAGTTCATGATGCCGCTGGTGATCCTGCAAGCGGCCGCCTTCACCGCCATCGGCGCGGCGTTCCGCTCGGCCACCGACGCGGTGTCGGGACTGGACCGCCGGTTCGCGGCCATGCCGGTGGCACGGCTGATCCCGTTCTCGGCGCGCATGTCGGGCAATGTGATCCGGTTGGTCATCGCCCAAGCCGCCGCGCTGACCTGCGGGCACGTCATCGGGTTCCGTTTTCGGCTGGACTGGCCGCACACCCTGGGATTCGTCGCACTCGGCCTGCTCATCGGCATCGCCTTCACCATCGGTGCCGATGTCATCGGCACCGCGTCCAAGAGTCCGGAGACCACCACCCAGGCGTTGCTGCTGCCGCCGTTGATCCTCGGGATGCTCTCCACCGGCATCGCCCCGGCGGCCCAGTTCCCGGAGTGGGTGCAGCCGTTCGTACGCAATCAACCGGTCTCGCAGTTCGCGACCGCGCTGCGCGCCCTGGCCGGCGACACCCAGGGCAATGCCGGGGTGGTGAGCTGGGCGACCATGACGCCGTCGCTGCTGTGGATCGGGGCCATTCTGGCGATCGCGCTGCCGTTCGCCGTTCGTTTCGCGATGCGGAGGTCGTGA
- a CDS encoding ABC transporter permease, giving the protein MVSTISGELRAENSVVTLLSNISVQTQRLLLRWLRNPVALLETLIIPCLLLLMLDIVVGGQIQRFTGEDALYGSVPMVAAVGALSGAVAAGVMLGRERDSGLLARFWVLPVHRASGLIARVLAEGCRILAGTLVVVAVGYLLGFRFQQGPMAAAAFIAVPVLFGLAFATLVTAVAVFTAKTVLVEGITILSTLLMFFSTGFVPLMAYPEWIQPVVRNQPMSAAVDTMKALSLGGPLARPLTLILAWSLGAILVCAVPAALGYRRASRR; this is encoded by the coding sequence ATGGTGTCGACGATCAGCGGCGAACTGCGCGCCGAGAATTCGGTAGTGACCCTGCTGTCGAACATCTCGGTGCAGACTCAACGCCTGTTGCTGCGCTGGCTGCGCAATCCGGTGGCGTTGCTGGAGACTCTGATCATCCCGTGCCTGCTGCTGCTCATGCTCGACATCGTGGTCGGCGGGCAGATCCAGCGGTTCACCGGCGAGGACGCGCTCTACGGCTCGGTGCCGATGGTGGCGGCGGTGGGAGCGCTGTCCGGCGCGGTCGCCGCCGGAGTGATGCTCGGACGCGAACGCGACAGCGGACTGCTCGCGCGGTTCTGGGTGCTGCCGGTGCACCGGGCCTCGGGGCTGATCGCACGGGTACTCGCCGAGGGCTGCCGGATCCTGGCGGGCACGCTGGTGGTCGTCGCCGTGGGGTATCTGCTCGGCTTCCGGTTCCAGCAGGGGCCGATGGCGGCGGCGGCGTTCATCGCCGTGCCGGTGCTGTTCGGGCTGGCCTTCGCCACGCTGGTCACCGCGGTCGCCGTGTTCACCGCCAAAACGGTGCTGGTCGAGGGGATCACGATCCTCAGCACGCTGTTGATGTTCTTCAGCACCGGGTTCGTGCCGCTGATGGCCTATCCGGAATGGATCCAGCCGGTCGTGCGCAACCAGCCCATGTCGGCGGCGGTGGACACCATGAAGGCGCTATCCCTGGGCGGGCCGCTCGCCCGGCCCCTCACGCTCATCCTGGCCTGGTCGCTGGGCGCCATCCTGGTCTGCGCGGTCCCCGCCGCCCTCGGCTACCGGCGGGCCAGCCGTCGCTGA
- a CDS encoding HNH endonuclease family protein: MSSSQRFRRTLGVIAPTLLAAVLACACTVVENNGGEVGNSAGVVSSATEVEALFAQVKVAGERPMAGYSREEFPHWDTAKAEHGFGDQFSRYSRCTTREVMMLRDAEGEVTLDAATCDLKIGANGGWRDEYGTLDRKTGALKPYKWITDSSGVDAEHIVALAEAWRSGADRLDKDTRRRIANDALNLEASDPTANRSKGDQDAANYLPPGKFRCAYVDRYLRVKVKYGLTVDTAEQAALRTAIDECTRQGGFR, from the coding sequence GTGTCCTCGTCCCAACGGTTCCGACGCACCCTCGGTGTGATCGCGCCCACACTGCTGGCGGCCGTCCTCGCCTGCGCGTGCACGGTCGTCGAGAACAACGGCGGCGAGGTGGGCAACTCCGCGGGCGTCGTCTCCTCCGCCACCGAGGTCGAGGCATTGTTCGCGCAGGTGAAGGTCGCCGGGGAACGCCCGATGGCGGGATACAGCCGAGAAGAGTTCCCGCACTGGGACACCGCCAAGGCCGAGCACGGCTTCGGCGACCAGTTCAGCCGATACTCGCGCTGCACCACCCGCGAGGTGATGATGCTGCGCGACGCCGAGGGCGAGGTGACACTGGACGCCGCCACCTGCGATCTGAAGATCGGCGCGAACGGCGGCTGGCGCGACGAGTACGGCACGCTCGACCGAAAAACGGGTGCGCTCAAGCCCTACAAGTGGATCACCGACTCCTCCGGCGTGGACGCCGAGCACATCGTGGCGCTCGCCGAGGCGTGGCGTTCGGGCGCGGATCGTCTGGACAAGGACACCCGCAGGCGCATCGCCAACGACGCGCTGAACCTCGAGGCCTCCGACCCGACGGCCAACCGTTCCAAGGGTGATCAGGACGCCGCGAACTATCTGCCGCCCGGGAAGTTCCGGTGCGCCTATGTCGACCGTTACCTTCGAGTGAAAGTAAAGTACGGCCTGACCGTCGACACGGCCGAACAGGCCGCGCTGCGCACAGCGATCGACGAGTGCACCCGGCAAGGAGGGTTCCGATAA
- a CDS encoding PhoU domain-containing protein: protein MRTQFTHELHDLTNSLTLMCRLAHDTVERGVDALADADLTAAYEVFALEEQLRAAHRTCESRTVALLALQAPVARDLRRVVTAMQIAGQLAKVGALSSRVADQVYRRHPEHAAPQPILEVLTELGRAAALRMARVGTAIAYDHPPSDRVREDSLPADPPRREHRRAEHRLPDSGVGIESDTTPAQLLERLHAALTDPGNPHPPADVIALTLLGSHLERCVEHADRIDGLVRFLDTGVPPTAQTTDSDSRPAEI, encoded by the coding sequence GTGCGCACCCAGTTCACCCATGAGCTCCACGACTTGACCAACAGCCTGACGCTCATGTGCCGGCTAGCCCATGACACCGTCGAGCGAGGCGTCGATGCCTTGGCCGACGCCGATCTCACTGCCGCGTACGAGGTGTTCGCGCTCGAGGAGCAGCTACGCGCGGCGCACCGGACGTGCGAGTCGCGCACCGTGGCGCTGCTGGCCTTGCAGGCGCCGGTCGCTCGCGATCTGCGCCGTGTCGTCACCGCGATGCAGATCGCGGGACAGCTGGCCAAGGTCGGTGCGCTGAGCAGCCGGGTCGCCGACCAGGTCTATCGCCGCCACCCCGAACACGCCGCGCCGCAACCGATCCTGGAGGTGCTCACCGAACTCGGCCGGGCCGCCGCGCTGCGGATGGCTCGCGTCGGCACGGCGATCGCCTACGATCATCCGCCGTCGGACCGGGTTCGGGAGGACTCCCTGCCCGCCGATCCACCTCGGCGCGAGCATCGCCGGGCCGAACACCGCCTTCCGGACAGCGGCGTCGGCATCGAATCCGACACCACCCCCGCGCAATTGCTCGAACGGCTGCACGCCGCCCTCACCGACCCCGGCAACCCGCATCCGCCCGCCGACGTCATCGCACTCACCTTGCTCGGCAGCCATCTCGAGCGCTGCGTCGAGCACGCCGACCGCATCGACGGGCTGGTCCGCTTCCTGGACACCGGGGTGCCACCCACCGCGCAAACCACCGACAGCGACTCCCGACCCGCCGAGATCTGA
- a CDS encoding VIT1/CCC1 transporter family protein has product MSGSDDSASTNPDAEDFPAGAGQHVEPHSERYRGRLNWLRAGVLGANDGIVSTAGLVVGVAAASTSTQALFTAGSAGVAAGAISMAVGEYVSVSTQRDSERALLDKERRELREEPEYELRELAANYRAKGLSAETARRVAEEMTAHDAFAAHAEAELGIDPEELTNPWAAAGSSALAFVLGALLPMLAILLPPVSWRIPVTVATVLAALALTGTISASLGGSPRTRAAVRVVTGGALAMGITYCVGELAGVVVG; this is encoded by the coding sequence ATGTCCGGATCCGACGACTCTGCCTCGACGAACCCCGACGCCGAGGATTTCCCGGCAGGAGCGGGGCAGCATGTGGAGCCGCACTCCGAGCGTTATCGAGGACGGCTGAACTGGTTGCGCGCCGGGGTGCTCGGCGCCAACGACGGCATCGTCTCCACCGCGGGTCTGGTCGTCGGTGTCGCCGCCGCGAGCACCAGCACGCAGGCGCTGTTCACCGCGGGCAGCGCGGGCGTTGCCGCCGGGGCGATCTCGATGGCGGTCGGCGAGTACGTATCGGTCAGCACCCAGCGCGATTCCGAGCGGGCACTGCTGGACAAGGAGCGCAGGGAACTCCGGGAGGAGCCGGAGTACGAATTGCGCGAACTGGCCGCGAACTATCGCGCCAAGGGACTGTCGGCGGAGACCGCGCGCAGAGTCGCCGAGGAGATGACCGCGCACGACGCCTTCGCCGCGCACGCCGAGGCCGAACTCGGCATCGACCCGGAGGAACTGACCAACCCGTGGGCGGCGGCGGGATCCTCGGCGCTGGCTTTCGTCCTCGGCGCGCTGCTGCCCATGCTGGCGATCCTGCTGCCGCCGGTGAGCTGGCGGATTCCGGTCACCGTCGCCACGGTGCTCGCGGCGCTGGCGCTGACCGGGACGATCAGCGCGAGCCTGGGCGGCAGTCCCCGGACCAGGGCGGCGGTGCGTGTGGTGACCGGTGGCGCGCTGGCGATGGGCATCACCTACTGCGTCGGTGAACTGGCCGGCGTCGTGGTCGGCTGA
- a CDS encoding alpha/beta hydrolase, with amino-acid sequence MPGPSRIVLAVLTVLASLAATVSWAPRAHAEPVVRWEHRVSDRILDIGVSSPHLEGPELSVKVVRLLLPPGWSPDADRTWPTIWVLHGGMDDHTSWTDKGGLEALTAGREAIFVLPETSWCSAYSDWWNYGAYGAPAWERYLLDDVRPLLETRYRAGTTRAIAGNSMGGLGAMKFAAEHRDLFLAAAAFSGNVDPLRESGAPGGPDLPGLGCAADWKRVWGDHAVPEQRAIWRENNPYSRAADLTGIPLFVSYGRGDPVEVPVYEQNLRFVARLRALGADVEERYGPTDGHNWAAWQVRMSQALPMLLAAVGA; translated from the coding sequence ATGCCCGGTCCGAGCAGAATCGTCCTCGCGGTGCTGACCGTGCTGGCGAGCCTCGCCGCCACCGTGAGCTGGGCGCCCCGCGCGCACGCCGAGCCGGTGGTGCGCTGGGAGCACCGCGTCAGTGATCGAATCCTCGACATCGGGGTGTCCTCGCCGCACCTGGAAGGCCCGGAGCTGTCGGTGAAGGTGGTGCGCCTGTTGTTGCCGCCCGGCTGGTCGCCGGACGCCGACCGCACCTGGCCGACGATCTGGGTATTGCACGGCGGCATGGACGATCACACCTCGTGGACCGACAAAGGTGGCCTGGAAGCGCTCACCGCGGGCCGCGAAGCGATCTTCGTACTGCCCGAAACGAGTTGGTGCAGCGCGTACTCGGACTGGTGGAACTACGGCGCGTACGGCGCTCCCGCCTGGGAGCGGTATCTGCTCGACGACGTGCGTCCCCTGCTCGAGACCAGGTACCGGGCCGGCACCACCCGCGCGATCGCGGGCAACTCGATGGGCGGGCTCGGCGCCATGAAATTCGCCGCCGAACACCGGGACCTGTTCCTGGCCGCCGCCGCCTTCAGCGGCAATGTGGATCCGCTACGCGAATCCGGCGCCCCCGGCGGCCCCGACCTGCCCGGCCTCGGATGCGCCGCGGACTGGAAGCGGGTGTGGGGCGACCACGCCGTTCCCGAGCAGCGCGCCATCTGGCGGGAGAACAACCCGTACAGTCGCGCCGCCGACCTCACCGGCATCCCGCTGTTCGTCTCCTACGGCAGGGGCGACCCGGTCGAGGTGCCGGTCTACGAGCAGAATCTGCGCTTCGTCGCCCGGCTGCGCGCGCTCGGCGCCGACGTCGAGGAGCGCTATGGCCCCACCGATGGACACAATTGGGCGGCCTGGCAGGTGCGGATGAGCCAGGCCCTGCCGATGCTGCTGGCAGCGGTCGGCGCCTGA
- a CDS encoding AraC family transcriptional regulator, with protein sequence MSVIRSAGLRGFRSTVAELGGDAEALAHAAGIPAAALDADDLLVPDQAVAAVLELAAHRLHCPDLGLRIAYRQDLDMLGPLALAIRNSPTLADTLACTSRYLFVHARSLSLDIEPDPYGDPEIVALRCGVRPGLPVPVQGTDLSLGFLHRALQRLATPRYGLRSVELPYRPPAPVSAYERFFAAPVHTGRPGAALRVPAALASRPLSGGDETLHRLALAFLAEQTAAGGEDGAPTPTAQQVRAALRQLLGTAPAEIGSVARLLSTHPRTLQRRLAAEGTAFAVILDEVRRRQARRYLTTTDMPLAQVTSLLGLADQATLTRCARRWWGRTPTAVRRAGPGAPPS encoded by the coding sequence ATGTCGGTGATTCGTTCGGCGGGGTTACGAGGTTTCCGCTCCACCGTGGCCGAACTCGGCGGCGACGCGGAGGCACTCGCCCACGCGGCGGGCATCCCGGCGGCCGCGCTCGACGCGGACGACCTACTGGTCCCGGATCAGGCGGTGGCCGCGGTCCTGGAGCTGGCCGCGCACCGGCTGCACTGTCCCGACCTGGGCCTGCGCATCGCCTACCGACAGGATCTGGACATGCTGGGCCCCCTGGCGCTGGCGATCCGCAATTCCCCGACCCTTGCCGACACACTGGCATGCACCTCGCGCTACCTGTTCGTGCACGCGCGCTCGCTGAGCCTGGACATCGAGCCCGACCCCTACGGCGATCCGGAGATCGTCGCCCTGCGCTGCGGCGTGCGGCCCGGCCTGCCGGTTCCCGTGCAGGGCACCGACCTGAGCCTGGGCTTCCTGCATCGAGCGCTGCAACGCCTGGCGACCCCGCGCTACGGGCTGCGGTCGGTGGAACTGCCCTATCGGCCGCCCGCGCCCGTCTCTGCCTACGAGCGTTTCTTCGCCGCCCCGGTGCACACCGGCAGGCCGGGCGCCGCGCTGCGCGTCCCGGCCGCGCTGGCGAGCAGGCCGCTGTCCGGCGGCGACGAGACCCTGCACCGGCTGGCCCTGGCGTTCCTCGCCGAACAGACGGCGGCCGGTGGCGAGGACGGTGCCCCGACCCCGACCGCGCAACAGGTCAGGGCCGCGCTGCGGCAACTGCTCGGCACCGCCCCGGCCGAGATCGGTTCGGTGGCGCGGCTGCTGAGTACCCATCCGCGCACCCTGCAACGCAGGCTCGCCGCCGAGGGCACCGCGTTCGCCGTGATCCTCGACGAGGTGCGCCGCAGACAGGCCCGCCGTTACCTCACCACCACCGATATGCCGCTGGCACAGGTGACCTCGCTGCTCGGACTGGCCGACCAGGCCACTCTCACCCGCTGCGCCCGGCGCTGGTGGGGGCGGACGCCGACGGCGGTGCGCCGGGCCGGACCCGGCGCACCGCCGTCGTGA
- a CDS encoding flavin-containing monooxygenase — MNGSDSPVEHLDVVIVGAGLSGIGAAYRLQTECPGKSYAVLEAREALGGTWDLFRYPGIRSDSDMFTLGYPFKPWRDEKSIADGASILRYLRETAAEYGIDRHIRYSTKVIAADWSGARARWTLTLASRDAHGATVERTLTCGFLYVCAGYYDYDRGHDPQFPGAEDFAGQIVHPQFWPEDLDYAGKKVVVIGSGATAVTLVPSMAEQAASVTMLQRSPTWISAVPGRDKRADTLRKLLPADLAHRLIRTKNILFGLAFYNYCRRFPASARKVLSDLNTRILKDERMVAEHFTPSYDPWDQRLCAAPDADFFKAIKKGKARVVTDHIERFVPGGIALTSGEVLEADLIVTATGLRLLAFGGIAPRVDGVPVPLAEQFVWQGAMLTGVPNFAVCIGYTNASWTLRADLTSRLVCKVLRHMDRHGHAAVVPRPDGELAQHPLLDLASGYIQRSIDEFPRQGDRHPWKVRQNYLLDSATTLRTDLSKTLSPVSASRGTSAPASVR, encoded by the coding sequence ATGAACGGGAGCGATTCGCCTGTGGAACACCTCGACGTCGTGATCGTCGGAGCCGGCTTGTCCGGTATCGGCGCGGCCTACCGGCTGCAGACCGAATGCCCGGGCAAGAGTTACGCGGTGCTCGAGGCGCGCGAGGCGCTCGGCGGCACCTGGGATCTCTTCCGATATCCGGGCATCCGCTCGGACTCGGACATGTTCACCCTCGGCTACCCGTTCAAGCCGTGGCGCGACGAGAAGTCCATCGCCGACGGCGCGTCCATCCTGCGCTACCTGCGCGAGACCGCGGCCGAATACGGCATCGACCGCCACATCCGCTACTCGACGAAGGTGATCGCGGCGGACTGGTCCGGTGCGCGGGCCAGGTGGACGCTCACACTCGCGTCCCGCGACGCGCACGGTGCGACGGTCGAGCGCACGCTGACCTGCGGTTTCCTCTACGTCTGCGCTGGTTACTACGACTACGACCGCGGTCACGACCCGCAGTTCCCCGGCGCGGAGGATTTCGCCGGGCAGATCGTGCACCCACAGTTCTGGCCCGAGGACCTCGACTACGCGGGCAAGAAGGTCGTGGTGATCGGCAGCGGCGCGACCGCGGTCACCCTGGTGCCCTCGATGGCCGAGCAGGCCGCATCGGTGACCATGTTGCAGCGCAGCCCCACCTGGATCAGCGCGGTGCCCGGCCGCGACAAGCGCGCCGACACCCTGCGCAAGCTGCTGCCCGCCGATCTCGCGCACCGGCTGATCCGTACGAAGAACATCTTGTTCGGACTCGCCTTCTACAACTACTGCCGGCGATTCCCGGCCTCGGCGCGCAAGGTGCTCAGCGACCTGAACACCCGCATCCTCAAAGACGAGCGGATGGTCGCCGAGCACTTCACGCCCAGCTACGACCCGTGGGATCAGCGGCTGTGCGCCGCGCCCGACGCCGACTTCTTCAAGGCGATCAAGAAGGGCAAGGCCCGGGTGGTCACCGACCACATCGAGCGGTTCGTACCCGGCGGCATCGCGCTGACCTCCGGCGAGGTGCTCGAAGCCGACCTCATCGTCACCGCCACCGGCTTGCGCCTGCTCGCCTTCGGCGGCATCGCACCGCGGGTCGACGGCGTGCCGGTGCCGCTGGCCGAGCAGTTCGTCTGGCAGGGCGCGATGCTCACCGGTGTGCCGAATTTCGCGGTCTGCATCGGCTACACCAACGCTTCCTGGACACTGCGCGCCGATTTGACCTCGCGCCTGGTGTGCAAGGTGCTGCGGCATATGGACCGGCACGGTCACGCCGCGGTCGTGCCGCGCCCGGACGGTGAACTGGCGCAACACCCGCTGCTGGACCTCGCCTCCGGCTACATCCAGCGCTCGATCGACGAATTCCCCCGCCAAGGCGATCGGCACCCGTGGAAGGTCAGGCAGAACTACCTGCTGGATTCGGCCACCACCCTGCGCACCGATCTGAGCAAGACGCTGTCCCCGGTCTCGGCGAGCCGAGGCACCTCGGCACCCGCTTCGGTGCGCTGA
- a CDS encoding DUF7144 family membrane protein, producing MTTPHPAPSATTNTAPSATSHPVRQGVAAGVSIGASILLLTVGLLQLFQGISAVVEDELFIVGPEYIYQFDTTAWGWVHIVLGAILIISAFGLMTGATWGRVAAITLLAVSIVANFLSLPYYPYWSLLIIALDIVVIWAISTWRTETA from the coding sequence ATGACAACACCGCACCCGGCACCATCTGCCACCACGAACACCGCACCGTCGGCTACGTCGCATCCGGTCCGTCAGGGCGTCGCCGCCGGCGTCTCCATCGGCGCGTCGATCCTGCTGCTCACCGTCGGTCTGCTGCAGCTGTTCCAGGGCATCTCGGCAGTCGTCGAGGACGAGCTGTTCATCGTCGGCCCCGAGTACATCTACCAGTTCGACACGACTGCCTGGGGCTGGGTCCACATCGTGCTCGGCGCCATCCTGATCATCAGCGCGTTCGGGTTGATGACCGGGGCCACCTGGGGCCGGGTCGCCGCGATCACGCTCCTGGCGGTCTCGATCGTGGCGAATTTCCTGTCGCTGCCGTACTACCCGTACTGGTCACTGCTCATCATCGCGCTCGACATCGTGGTGATCTGGGCGATCTCCACCTGGCGTACCGAAACCGCCTGA
- a CDS encoding MerR family transcriptional regulator, whose translation MTERDIHGQSRDHDLLTIGAMARASGLTASALRFYGDCGLLPPSLVDEATGYRYYTPAQCERAVLIQRLRGIDVPLPEVEQILAGDPTHAARVLDRHVAALTERARRAAAVAQELRGTLTATPPSDAAACVLEAAALAQAVDQVAGAAARDRSIPALSGMLLEAGDTALTLTATDRYRLATRSLALIRTGGATWSAVVGAAEAATAVRSLTAGEITVDRDGAGVRLTGATTVHLPTLDEQFPDYRAVLDGLSPARTRVLVSRAALLDLLESTPDAPLGLDIDATGLTPRRPGATRIPVTVTGPPLHPAFDPAVLRPAVDSALGPDLMLDLAGPDQPVVVRSATDGDLTVLVMPMLDRPAA comes from the coding sequence GTGACAGAGCGCGACATACACGGACAGAGCAGGGATCACGACCTTCTGACGATCGGCGCGATGGCGCGGGCCAGCGGCCTGACCGCCAGCGCCCTGCGCTTCTACGGCGACTGTGGGCTGCTGCCACCCAGCCTGGTGGACGAGGCGACGGGCTACCGCTACTACACGCCCGCCCAATGCGAGCGCGCGGTCCTGATCCAGCGGCTGCGTGGCATCGACGTCCCGCTGCCGGAGGTCGAGCAGATCCTGGCAGGCGATCCCACCCACGCCGCGCGCGTGCTCGACCGCCATGTGGCGGCGCTGACCGAGCGAGCCCGCAGGGCGGCAGCCGTCGCGCAGGAGCTGCGCGGCACGCTCACCGCGACGCCGCCATCCGACGCCGCCGCCTGCGTTCTCGAGGCCGCGGCCTTGGCGCAAGCCGTCGACCAGGTCGCCGGTGCTGCGGCCCGCGACCGATCCATCCCGGCCCTGTCGGGGATGCTGCTGGAAGCCGGCGACACCGCTCTGACCTTGACCGCCACCGACCGCTACCGGCTCGCGACCCGATCCCTCGCCTTGATCCGCACCGGCGGCGCGACCTGGTCGGCCGTAGTCGGGGCGGCGGAGGCGGCGACTGCCGTCCGGAGCCTTACCGCGGGCGAGATCACCGTCGACCGCGACGGCGCGGGAGTCCGCCTCACCGGGGCCACGACCGTGCACCTGCCCACCCTCGACGAGCAGTTCCCGGACTACCGAGCCGTACTCGACGGCCTGTCCCCCGCCCGCACCCGCGTCCTGGTCAGCCGCGCCGCCCTGCTCGACCTGCTCGAATCCACCCCCGACGCCCCGCTCGGCCTCGACATCGACGCCACCGGCCTCACCCCCCGTCGCCCCGGCGCCACTCGAATCCCCGTTACCGTCACCGGCCCGCCACTGCACCCCGCCTTCGATCCGGCTGTCCTGCGCCCGGCTGTCGACAGCGCCCTGGGTCCCGATCTCATGCTCGACCTCGCCGGTCCCGACCAGCCCGTCGTCGTCCGCTCCGCCACCGACGGCGATCTCACCGTCCTCGTCATGCCGATGCTCGACCGCCCGGCCGCCTGA